In a genomic window of Acidobacteriota bacterium:
- a CDS encoding FAD-dependent oxidoreductase: MTNRTGKAAAMLVDVVDALRNPSVVIAGGGLAGLTAAYELHKAGAHVTVIEARRDRLGGRVWTRRDFEQGQWAEAGADLIEGSQAELLRLAAELGCEPVRILRGGFAYYSTARRKIESGPKAWERLASHLQDEIRAYKLSEQRWHGGVATQLSRRSVQSWLDDLGDEDLTRVAVGLRGFFLADPPDLSLLALVDQFSNDQNARGDPASARLFRLRGGNDSIIQALARPLARDVRLGTTVVAIAQGATRVQVRLRERSGALEEITADYVICAMPAATLKAIEMDPPLPERQATAIASLSYGAATRVLVQFDRRFWRAPGRVRAFGTDLPVGAVWEGNEDQAGRAGILSFLAGGRASSHIQAIMAREGARGLPAHLAWLGAERTAVLASQIVTWETDPWAQGGYAVFKPSYDPELREWLGRPHGRVFFAGEHTSWRWQGYMNGAVESGLRVAQEVLLARTSDVRRTPAP; this comes from the coding sequence TTGACCAATAGGACCGGCAAGGCCGCTGCTATGCTGGTGGACGTGGTTGATGCGCTGCGAAACCCGTCCGTTGTCATTGCCGGAGGAGGACTCGCGGGGCTCACGGCCGCGTACGAGCTGCACAAAGCTGGAGCGCACGTGACCGTCATCGAGGCCCGGCGGGATCGCCTGGGCGGCAGGGTCTGGACGCGACGCGACTTCGAGCAGGGCCAGTGGGCGGAAGCGGGTGCGGACCTCATCGAGGGCTCGCAGGCGGAATTGCTGCGGCTGGCGGCAGAACTCGGGTGCGAGCCCGTGCGGATTCTGCGCGGCGGCTTCGCCTACTACTCGACCGCGCGACGCAAGATCGAAAGCGGCCCGAAGGCCTGGGAACGTCTCGCGTCGCATCTCCAGGACGAGATCCGCGCCTACAAGCTCAGCGAGCAGCGCTGGCACGGCGGCGTGGCGACACAGCTCTCGCGGCGCTCGGTCCAGAGCTGGCTCGACGATCTCGGCGACGAGGACCTCACGCGCGTCGCGGTCGGCCTGCGCGGGTTCTTTCTCGCCGACCCTCCAGATCTTTCGCTGCTCGCGCTCGTGGATCAGTTCTCCAACGATCAAAATGCTCGAGGGGATCCGGCCAGCGCGCGGCTGTTTCGGCTGCGTGGCGGGAACGACTCAATCATCCAGGCGCTCGCCCGGCCGCTCGCCCGCGACGTGCGCCTGGGCACGACGGTCGTCGCGATCGCGCAGGGCGCGACCCGCGTGCAGGTGCGGCTCCGCGAGCGGAGCGGCGCGCTCGAGGAAATCACCGCCGACTACGTCATCTGCGCCATGCCCGCGGCGACGCTGAAGGCGATCGAAATGGACCCGCCGCTGCCGGAGCGGCAGGCCACGGCGATTGCCTCGCTGTCCTACGGCGCGGCCACGCGCGTGCTGGTGCAGTTCGATCGCCGGTTCTGGCGGGCGCCGGGGCGAGTGCGCGCGTTCGGCACCGATCTGCCGGTCGGCGCGGTGTGGGAAGGCAACGAAGACCAGGCGGGGCGCGCGGGAATCCTCAGTTTCCTCGCCGGCGGTCGCGCCTCGTCGCACATACAGGCCATCATGGCGCGCGAAGGGGCGCGCGGCCTCCCGGCGCATCTCGCGTGGCTCGGCGCCGAGCGGACGGCCGTGCTGGCCTCCCAGATCGTCACCTGGGAAACCGATCCGTGGGCGCAGGGTGGCTACGCGGTGTTCAAGCCCTCGTACGATCCCGAGCTGCGGGAATGGCTCGGCCGGCCGCACGGGCGCGTCTTCTTCGCCGGCGAGCACACCTCGTGGCGGTGGCAGGGTTACATGAACGGCGCGGTCGAGAGCGGCTTGCGCGTCGCGCAGGAGGTCCTGCTCGCGCGGACGTCTGACGTCAGGCGGACACCGGCTCCGTGA